Proteins encoded together in one Desulfovibrio sp. UCD-KL4C window:
- the deoC gene encoding deoxyribose-phosphate aldolase: MEIIKDLASYVDHTLLDISAGPVDIEQLCREAVEYGFASVCIYPWHIAQAAELLRAEKAKVCAVIGFPSGATLTEVKMVEAMRAVEKGAQELDMVVNIGALKAGDIKTFLKDIFLTVEGAGGVPVKAIIETGLLDGDQKKQACELAVKGGASYVKTCTGFSCGSATVEDIKLMRKVVGNSVGVKASGGIKSYAHACELIDAGASRLGTSSSLKIIQETISG; the protein is encoded by the coding sequence ATGGAAATTATTAAAGATTTAGCTTCTTATGTAGATCACACACTTTTAGATATATCAGCAGGTCCGGTGGATATTGAACAACTATGTAGAGAGGCAGTTGAATATGGATTTGCTTCTGTTTGTATCTATCCATGGCATATAGCGCAGGCCGCGGAGCTATTGCGTGCTGAAAAGGCAAAAGTCTGTGCAGTTATAGGATTTCCTTCAGGAGCCACGCTTACTGAGGTTAAAATGGTTGAAGCTATGCGAGCCGTAGAAAAAGGTGCACAAGAACTTGATATGGTCGTAAATATTGGAGCTTTGAAGGCTGGTGATATTAAAACTTTCTTAAAAGATATTTTTTTGACAGTTGAAGGGGCCGGTGGTGTTCCAGTAAAGGCTATTATTGAAACAGGTCTTCTTGATGGTGATCAAAAAAAACAAGCGTGTGAGCTGGCCGTAAAGGGCGGAGCCTCATATGTTAAAACATGTACCGGATTCAGTTGCGGCAGCGCTACTGTTGAAGATATAAAACTCATGCGCAAGGTCGTCGGAAATTCTGTTGGTGTAAAAGCAAGCGGCGGAATAAAATCTTATGCACATGCTTGTGAGCTTATCGATGCCGGAGCTTCTCGCCTTGGCACATCTTCTTCGTTAAAAATTATTCAGGAGACAATCAGTGGTTGA
- a CDS encoding precorrin-8X methylmutase — MVDKVELLTIARPEDIEKKSFEIIDSEVLKPRKFQGIEWQIARRMVHTTADFELIDLVRFHPDAVDNGLNALRVGCTLVTDTEMARCGIPMRRMNPLGCEVRCLMNDPEVIASAKQNSTTRAHAALELAANKLKPAIHVIGNAPTALIRLIRLIEAGKMEIPALVVGMPVGFVNAAESKDLLMSYGSIPYVSISGRKGGSALAACVINALAEVVLSEKNLSSELR, encoded by the coding sequence GTGGTTGATAAAGTTGAACTTCTTACTATTGCAAGGCCCGAAGATATTGAAAAAAAATCCTTTGAAATAATTGATTCTGAAGTTCTTAAGCCTAGAAAATTTCAAGGTATTGAATGGCAAATAGCAAGAAGGATGGTTCATACAACTGCCGACTTTGAACTTATAGATCTTGTACGTTTTCACCCGGATGCTGTTGATAACGGTTTGAACGCTCTACGTGTAGGGTGCACTCTTGTAACTGATACAGAAATGGCTCGGTGCGGAATACCTATGCGTAGAATGAATCCTTTAGGGTGTGAAGTTCGTTGTCTGATGAACGATCCTGAGGTTATTGCTTCTGCGAAACAGAATTCAACTACAAGAGCTCACGCTGCTCTGGAACTTGCTGCAAATAAACTGAAACCGGCTATCCACGTAATCGGGAATGCTCCGACTGCCTTGATAAGACTTATTCGGCTCATTGAAGCTGGAAAAATGGAAATTCCTGCTTTAGTTGTAGGTATGCCCGTAGGGTTTGTAAATGCTGCTGAATCAAAAGATCTATTGATGAGTTACGGAAGTATTCCATATGTTTCAATTTCTGGCAGAAAAGGAGGCTCTGCGCTGGCCGCCTGTGTTATAAATGCTTTAGCGGAGGTCGTTTTGTCTGAGAAAAATTTATCTTCGGAGTTACGCTAA